One genomic region from Nymphaea colorata isolate Beijing-Zhang1983 chromosome 10, ASM883128v2, whole genome shotgun sequence encodes:
- the LOC116263331 gene encoding VAMP-like protein YKT61 isoform X2, with the protein MKITALLVMKCAGDSAVMLANASDVSQFGYFQRSSAKEFILFVSRTVAARTAPGQRQSVQHEEYKVHSYNRNGLCALAFTDDHYPVRSAFSLLNKVLDEYEKNFGDSWRRVQTDANQPWPYLNESLTKFQDPAEADKLMKIQRDLDETKIILHKTIDSVLARGERLDSLVEKSSDLSAASQMFYKQAKKTNQCCTIL; encoded by the exons ATGAAGATCACGGCGTTGCTGGTGATGAAATGCGCTGGGGATTCGGCGGTGATGCTGGCCAACGCCTCGGACGTCAGCCAGTTCGGTTACTTCCAGAGGTCGAGCGCCAAGGAATTCATCCTTTTCGTTTCTCGTACCGTTGCTGCCAGGACGGCTCCCGGCCAGCGCCAGTCCGTCCAGCACGAAg AATACAAGGTGCATTCTTACAACAGAAATGGTCTTTGTGCCTTGGCCTTCACGGATGACCACTATCCTGTTCGCAGTGCATTCAGTCTTCTGAATAAG GTCCTAgatgaatatgagaaaaattttgGAGATTCTTGGAGGAGGGTGCAAACAGATGCAAATCAACCTTGGCCATACTTGAATGAATCACTTACCAAGTTTCAG GACCCCGCAGAAGCTGACAAGTTGATGAAGATTCAGCGAGATTTGGATGAAACCAAAATTATTCTT CATAAAACTATTGACAGCGTCCTTGCAAGAGGTGAGAGGCTGGATAGTTTAGTGGAGAAAAGTTCAGATCTGAGTGCCGCATCTCAg ATGTTCTACAAGCAAGCAAAGAAAACTAATCAGTGTTGCACCATTCTTTGA
- the LOC116263331 gene encoding VAMP-like protein YKT61 isoform X1 — protein MLQRTGKRRQDSFRLPFIRALLLPKPYVFPSLLSGESSERQKERGEEMKITALLVMKCAGDSAVMLANASDVSQFGYFQRSSAKEFILFVSRTVAARTAPGQRQSVQHEEYKVHSYNRNGLCALAFTDDHYPVRSAFSLLNKVLDEYEKNFGDSWRRVQTDANQPWPYLNESLTKFQDPAEADKLMKIQRDLDETKIILHKTIDSVLARGERLDSLVEKSSDLSAASQMFYKQAKKTNQCCTIL, from the exons ATGCTTCAAAGAACCGGGAAAAGGAGGCAGGATTCTTTTCGCCTTCCCTTTATTCGAGCTCTCCTTCTCCCTAAGCCTTACGTTTTTCCTTCGTTG CTCTCCGGTGAATCCtcagagagacagaaagagagaggggaggaGATGAAGATCACGGCGTTGCTGGTGATGAAATGCGCTGGGGATTCGGCGGTGATGCTGGCCAACGCCTCGGACGTCAGCCAGTTCGGTTACTTCCAGAGGTCGAGCGCCAAGGAATTCATCCTTTTCGTTTCTCGTACCGTTGCTGCCAGGACGGCTCCCGGCCAGCGCCAGTCCGTCCAGCACGAAg AATACAAGGTGCATTCTTACAACAGAAATGGTCTTTGTGCCTTGGCCTTCACGGATGACCACTATCCTGTTCGCAGTGCATTCAGTCTTCTGAATAAG GTCCTAgatgaatatgagaaaaattttgGAGATTCTTGGAGGAGGGTGCAAACAGATGCAAATCAACCTTGGCCATACTTGAATGAATCACTTACCAAGTTTCAG GACCCCGCAGAAGCTGACAAGTTGATGAAGATTCAGCGAGATTTGGATGAAACCAAAATTATTCTT CATAAAACTATTGACAGCGTCCTTGCAAGAGGTGAGAGGCTGGATAGTTTAGTGGAGAAAAGTTCAGATCTGAGTGCCGCATCTCAg ATGTTCTACAAGCAAGCAAAGAAAACTAATCAGTGTTGCACCATTCTTTGA
- the LOC116261867 gene encoding 50S ribosomal protein L18, chloroplastic-like, which produces MAVSLSLSSSLSFLNSVRSSSLSSTTALTSNFGPKNARFLKIEANARTRREDRIARHERIRKKVHGTPERPRLCVYRSNKHLFVQVIDDTKMHTLASASTMQKSLVEEIQCTSGPTIEVAKRVGEAIAKVCLEKGITRVAFDRGGYLYHGRVKALADSAREHGLDF; this is translated from the exons ATGGCGGTCTCTCTTTCCTTGTCCTCGTCCCTCTCATTCCTCAACTCCGTTcgctcttcctccctctcttctaCGACCGCCCTCACTTCAAACTTCGGTCCCAAGAATGCCCGGTTCCTGAAAATCGAAGCCAATGCCAGGACCAGGAGAGAGGACCGCATTGCTCGGCATGAGCGTATCCGGAAGAAG GTTCATGGAACACCGGAGAGGCCAAGATTGTGTGTTTACCGGTCGAACAAACATCTTTTCGTCCAGGTTATCGACGACACAAAAATGCATACGCTTGCCTCCGCTTCGACGATGCAGAAATCCCTTGTTGAGGAGATTCAATGCACTTCTGGACCAACAATT GAAGTTGCAAAACGAGTTGGAGAAGCCATTGCCAAGGTTTGTCTAGAAAAAGGCATAACCAGGGTGGCCTTTGATCGTGGGGGTTATCTATACCATGGACGTGTTAAAGCTTTGGCTGATTCTGCCCGTGAACATGGTCTTGACTTCTGA